Within Carassius gibelio isolate Cgi1373 ecotype wild population from Czech Republic chromosome A16, carGib1.2-hapl.c, whole genome shotgun sequence, the genomic segment CTCTCATTTaaagatatttgtaaaaaaaaaaataaaaaaaaaaaataaaagtgtttgtttttttcataatgaAAGTCGGTGGGATCCAGTGTTGTTTTGACCCCAGTGTTCTTCAaaatgtgttccacagaaaaaaaccGACAGGGACGGAacaacatgacggtgagtaaataatgatacaattagaatttttgagtgaactatccatttaaatgtACTATAAAAGTTCTCTATATTTATCTGTAAAGATATAGACGATAAATGTATCTATAAAGATACATGTGATATGATTGCCGTGGTAGCCAATAAATTCAATTTAAGTCCACAAACatgcaaatatatttgtttatgagTAAGAGACAGGGTCTGGAGGGAGAAGAGGGGGTTGGGAGAGGGAGATCATTACTGCACCACCTGTTTGGTTGCTTTGACGGACAGGCCGGTGTGTGCTGCTGTATCAGCAGGTCAGAGACAGGCAGCgagtgagagatagagagagatacaagaagggaaaaaaaaggctAAATAGTCCCAATCAAGAGTTACATGTTGAGTTCACACCAGTATGCCTGGGACAACCAGGAAGAAGATGTGACGCATTTGCAATTAATGTCATGATGTACTATTGGGgggaaaatgatgaaatcacCCTTGCTTCCACTGAGCCCTACTTTCAGGAATCCCTCTGCGATTAGCACCTGTTACTGTCTATCATTCTCTCTCTCGTCATCCCTATCTTCTCACCTCAATTAGCTTGTTTCATTTTGTGTCACAGCATGAGAAGCTTAACTGAAACAACACATTCTATACATTCTAATGACGCCATGTGTCTCATTGGCTTTGATGGGTACAAGAAAGAATGTCAAAAAGAGAAATATCTGTGCACACAAGGTGGGAACCTCTATTTTATCTCAtgtgatatatataaatatgcagaAAATAGGTTAAAACTGCTAATCCTAAATATTAACCTTTACAAAAGCAGCGCAAATATAGGACAGTGGTTCTCAGCAGGTTTCACTTCGGGACCCGTTTTTCCCAATCAATATGAAATACACATTAGCAGAATTGTATATTGCACAAATTTAAAACAGGGACATGTTTATAAAAcaatcacatttattaaaaattggCAATGTACATGACATGGATTTTTTCAAATGTGACTAATATTGTATTAGCAATAGGAGTATAAACAAGCTAACTACATACACGATCAAGTTGCATATTATAATGTTTgttcaacaaaaaaaacttcAGCTGAGAACCACTGTAGGCCCTACTAAAGAAGATGGACAGCTATAAATGTTGCAAGGCTAGTTACTGTACACATTCCAATTTATTGACTTGAGGTTGATGAGTCCATGCATACCTTGGAGTGAGTTTGCCCTCTGGTGGCATAAATTAGTAACAACATCCTATGCTAGTGTCTATCATACATTGAGCTTTTCAACATGTAAAAATGCTCACACACATTAATTTCCAACGTTATTGCAGGTCCAGAAGTGTCTGTGATTGAACCACTAATCATATCCATGAACAGCATGTCATTTAGGTCACTCAATCATGTGGCTTCTCTGGCCACTAACAAAACTCACCTGCAGATCTCCTTACCCATCATGCCTCAGAAACCCATCTGCATCTCAGAAAACACACATGCCCATTATAATAACAACACCCTTCCATAAGCATTTCATAACCACACTAAAGCAAGCCTCTACTTTCCAACAAACCATCCGCCAAATGtcctaacattttattttctgtaaattcTTGACTGCCTGAGAATTCAAGAGACTGTAGCAGGTTTACACTGAAACTGATTATTTTGCACATAATTTTGCACTTTTCTCACAGAAAAGAGAAAGTCTCTGACATTTCTTAGTTTTTCTCtttctcgctcacacacacacattcaacactTACAGACATCTGCTGTCAGTTTGATTGGAAGTCACTCTTCTTGATGCTACCAAATGGAACAGCGACCCTCTGAGCACATCTGAGCtgtcactcagacacacacacacacacctgtctagCACAGCTTGTAAGGTTAAAAGAGGTAAAGCTAATCCATAGATTAACACTTTTAAACTGTATTATCATTACTATATGAACCATTCATACTGagcatttcattaatttatttagcaaTGTAAcactaaatgaattaataattgacACAGTCTGCATATTAGTCTATTTATTTAAGggctatattatttatttcagtttattgtgtatgtgtacagacaaacacacatacagactAGAATTATAGAATGAATGATgttcattgattcattcacaCACTGTTAGACTTttcataatagttttattttctttatgttaaaaaacaattaaaagattGATGGCTTGGAAGCATttgaatttgatttattttattcaaaatcctGTGACAGGTTACAGAAATTAGGCTGTTTAAATATCTTCGgtcttgttttataaattatgtattaaatatataagtgTTCCGTGACATGCACGCcatttcaaatatatacatttccacaataaataaatagttttcatTAGTGTGAGATTGTTCAGTTAGTTGTAAGAATTGAATGAATTGTGAGAAGGAACTGCTTTTTCATGTGTTTTAAATCTATTGTGAAATGAGCTTACTAAAAACACTAAACCAATCTTTATATGAATGAAGTAATATGTAAACAACCAAGCAAACCAAATTTAGTGATACCGTTCAGCAGCTGGACACACTTCCACtgcatgcagaatatgtgcatcCATGAGCCTAAAGCAAAGTTAATTAAGCATGAGAACCAATGGAAAACAGAAGGGCTTGACAAGCTTTAATTACTGCGTGCAAATGTTCAGATTCTTAATCAAATCTGAAATTTAACCAAAAGAACTTTAGATTAGCCCAAGGTGTTCAGTCTATGCATGATGTTTGGTTATTTACGTGGCAAGAACAGAATTAATCAGCTGGGCCTGAACCTTTTttcaaacaaggtttttttttttttttttactcataacTCATAAACTAATAAATTAGGCATTCAGCTAATGAAAATTTAAAGTTCAATCCTTGAAATGTTAGATCTTCAAGACCAATTTGAATTGTGGAAGAGCACCAGTCAATTGTATCACTGTTCCTATGACAGTGAAATCTTATTCAAACACTCAATGATTTGTAACAGCTGTCTGACAGGAGAAGTAAAACCTTCTCTGTCCAGATAAAAGCATCGTTTCACACTAATAAATTGAAGAAAGCCCTTGAAGGCAAGGGTTTTATAAACCAAATAGTTCAGgttcaatatttaaaaagaacaaagcagagcatttaaaagaaaaaatatgaaggTGACTATcccttttctgaaaaaaataaaaataggtaagaggaaaaaacaaaatgaacacagagccagatgttttataatgcataagGGTGAGCGTGATTTGACCAAGTAAAACaagttcctggatcaacatccttgttgatcatgtgacaacattccaatcaaccaatcagaattgagagatacatttttaggaaatgtcagttttaggtgAGCGCcaacctcccactctctctctcatgaagccaacaaggtaactcatccgtttaaattatattaagacttaaagttctgcataattaacttgagtgacaggtggtttGCTGCTGCTGACAGTTCCATCGCGCTAGGTGGCGTgacttcagcaactagctcccacCTTTTTACCCATTTGCACTTTAAGCTTCAAAAATgaacttcaggagtctacgggtgacgtcatggactctacgtccatgtttttatacaatctatggttttaggcttacaatcagggttagattctcctacacccttgttaatcagctattatttccttctgattttaggaataaattatgggtaaggttaggtttaggggtagggattgggttaaatctgtacaaaagatgttgatccaggaacttACTTGGCATAATCATGGTGATCCATAATTCATAATATCTGAACATGTTCGGAAATATAAAAGCTTAGTAAGGAGAAACCCAGATGAGCAGTtgacttttcttcttcttcttcttctgcattTTGGAGGGAATCTGGAGCATTTTACAGAACAGATGTAAACAAGACCATGAGTTTACCTGTAAACTCCATAACCAGATGAAAAATAAGGGGAacaaaaactacagaaaacaaaGGTGTAAATGACAATAATGAATATGCCAGGTCAGAAGATTTGAACAATGCAACAGTAATCCCTCACTgtagaacacaagatccagggggcaTGGTTGGATCCACatagggggtggagatgggtgggtttagggatcaGGGGTGGAGAAGGGTATTTGTAaggtgggaggagttggatctggATCCAACCACACCCCCTGTTTTAAAGAGTCTACAAAGGATAAAACTCCATACTGTTCTCTGTAGGTCAGGTGAAGTATTACACTGATGGAAGTGAAAGATATATAGAGCTTTGAGAATGATGTCTGTTCCAATTCTGTGGAAATCTGCTGAATTTTGTGGCTGCGAGTTTCGTGTGGTCAAGTCATTAGTGGGCCTAAAGTTACAGATATACTGATGCACTATTCTAGGCAATTACTTGACTTCAAGAGatcataatatataattataaataacaataatgacCCTCTTAGTCTTTTACAGTAACTACATCACACCCTTGAAGATGCTTTATATTCGAAAAACTGAAATGAGAACAATAAATAAGTCTAATTCAAAGTTATTCATGGTAAAGATTTAAAGCAAATGTATTTCACCAAGAGATCTAACTCAATAACTGAAGCTTATTATAAAGGTCATCTGGTCATCACCAGTAAAGGTCTTGAGAATTAACAGAATGAAATATAGGCAATAATATGAAGCTAATGAGAAATAAGGAATTATTAtatcaatgcaaaataaattaaaatgtatttacaactTTGCTTatctttttaaaacttaaaaaaaagaaagaaaatctatttGTTCATGCCCTTATGTAGTTCATTCTCCCCCTGTGTCACTGTCAGACTCCATTTCAGGAACTGTTGAACTGTACCACTCGGCGTTCTCTTCTGCCTCTTCTTGTATTCCAGTAAGGGAAATCCCTCCACTTTCTGGCTTTGCCTTCATGTCCATCACCTCCAGCTGCTGGCCCTGGTGTTTGCGCTTCATGTGACGTCGCAGCGTGTTGCGCTCTGCAAAACGCATGTGGCATATTAAGCACTGAAAGGGTTTCTCACCAGTGTGTACTCTCTGGTGCCTCATTAGTTCCCCTGATTCACGAAAACGCCTTGGGCAAAGCTGGCACACAAAGTTTCTCTGACCAGTATGGATGTGTTTGTGTCGCTCAAGATGGCTTGATCTTTTGAATGCCTTGCCACAAAGGTGACATACATGGGGTTTGCTTTGGGAGTGTGTGATGGAATGGCGCTCAAGGTCTGAAAGATAGTAGAAGACCCGTGAACAATACTGACAGTAAAGAATGCGACGAGGGCCTAACGCTTGGTTCTTTGGGTCACTGATTGGAATTTCGGGTGATTCAGCACGAATGGGTGAGGTGGAAGAGGTGGCATCTAATGAGTCTATTTGGTCTACCAAGGTAGACTCTGTCTCACCATCACAGTTTATCTCTGTCtcattatttttactttcatGGACTGTGGCAGAGGAATCTGGCTTGGTGGCTTCAGAACATGAGGAAGGAGTAGTGACCGAATGCGTCTCAGCAGGCTGGTTTTCTTGTTTCTTCTCCACAGACACAGCTAATCTGAGAAGGGCCTCCCGAAAGGAAGTGGGCACTGGTGTGTCAGAGTAGGCATCAGTGCTGAATTGCTTGGTTGGACTAGTAGAGGTCACTGTGGAAGTGCTAGAGAAAGCAGTTGATGAGGTAGGGCTGGCAGGAAGTTTAGAAGGGTTATTCAGTCCTGAGATGTCCTTTGCTGTGTCAGAGGAAATCGTGCTGAGGCTGAGAAGTGACGGACTAGAACTTAATGAAGATCCCaaatcaagtggacaagtagccAAGGGAAGTGCAACAGTTGAAGAGGAAGAAAACTGAGATAATTGCCCAGGCGAGGACGAACTCTGAGTTGAGGACACCTGAGGAGATGACAAAACTAGGAACATGGGGGAGGACTGAGTGTTTGGACTAAGAGGAACCGGTAAGGAAAGGGTAATTAGCCCTGCGTTACTTTTAGAGGCTGGTGAGGAAAGAGACTGAAGCTGAgatggaggaagaagaagaatggGGGTGTTTGACCCTGTAGTATTAGCCACAATCTGAATCGGAACTGATGCCAAGTCAGACATGGCAGGTATGATGGGGGGTTGAGCATGAACTACAGAGCTTGGGTCCAGGTTTGAGGCAACCTGTGAGGTTTCCACTGAGACATGACCTATAGACATATTTGGACATAGTGAATTGGGTAGTGTCTGTAGTCTGGACTCTGCAATATCCTGTGTATCAGCAATAGAGGAGGGCTTATCTTCAGCTTGTCTTGCGCTTAGAGCTGTTTGTTCAGTTAGTCCCTCAGTGTGTTGTATATTATCAATTTGTGGGACTTTCTGTCCATCTGCGGTGAGCGTGTAAGGAATGCCCTGGTCATCTATAAGTAGTGTATCCATTGGATCTGGGGTTATAATGTTGGGGTACGATGCAGTTGGCATGGCTTCTAGCGAAGTGGAGGACAGATGTCCATCCCAATGCTGTGGCAGGTATGTATGAGCGCCAGTTACTGATGCAATCCAGCTAATTTCATTATCATCCTCTTGCTCCACTTCTACATTTTGAGGCTCATCTTCAATTTCATCAACTTCCATATGAAGAGAACCTTCATATTCAGGGTCTACAACCCATTCACACTTCCTCTCCTTATTTCGGTCTTTCTTTTTTGGTAAGCTTAAATCTAATACCATGTCTTCTTCACATTGTACCAAAGAACTTGTCACTGCCATGTTCCTTCCAATATCAAGTCTCTCCTCTCTTACATTACataaaatttgtgttttattatctTCAATGCAGTCTTTACTACATTCTAATCTTTCTTTGTTTGCATTTGTCTCCATCGCAGGTGTACTCTTTCTTACATGAGCCATATCAACAACCTGCGTTTTATTCTCAATACACTCCTTGCTTATTTGGTTGCCTCCATCAGGCGACGGTAGTTTGTCAGTATGGAAACTTATATTTAAAATTGATTGTCGTTGAACCTTAATCTCTAGTAAATCATTGGTTGAGATGTTAGCAATGTTTGTAGCTTTGGTTGTTACCTCACAAGCTTCTGTCCTAGCATTATCAGACTCCATCTTGGGTATCAGCTGCATGTTTATTGGTAGACTCCTTGTGTTCACATCTAATTTATATTCAACAGTCTTATTTTCAAGAGAACTTATCTGGTAGGAGTCCGATTCATTTTTTGGCGAGTTCTGTGTACTGTAATCCTTAACAACTTCTGCCTGATCTTGTAGTGGAACAAGATGCACATCTGGGGTCACATTGTCCATAGATTCAGTCCTCAATGAGAGTCCCTCATCTGATAACTCACCCTCCTGACCCAGAGACATTTGGTTATCTTTGGTGGAAGTAAGATCAGTCCACTTAATATGTGGAATGGTCTCACCTATCCTGTCCAATGTTTGCTGTTTGCGCATAGCAACTTCTGCACATTCAGCAGTAGAGAAGAAATCATATTATTCAGTACTCATGGAGTAATCAGTTCATTGTAACCTGAGAGAACACTGAAATATTGCCTGACAGTGCCACGCAATCTTGCATAATCCATGTAATGGCACCATTTCCAGCTCCTTTCCCATCTGATGTAACTGCTGATTTTCACCATGTCTCTGCCAGTGCCATCAGCCAGGATGGTCTACTCATCTAAGGCATcaatctaaaacaaaaaaaaaaacaaaaaaacataagacaaaaacaaGATTCTACATTCTGTAAAAGAAATAACAGAATTCAACTTATAAAGACAAATCTCAAATGATCTATTATTTAAGGTAACAatactttataaaacattaatgcTGTCAAAACGTACAAATTAAATACAACTTTTACTAAAAATCACCTTTTTGAAGTTACAGTCACTTTGTTTACTCTTAATAAATTATTACTAACATTTAATACTATATTGAATAATTATTCAATATTTGATAGTCACATTCTTTGTTATATTGTTATAGGagtgtatttacatataaaaaaggcatcatatattacataaaaatggATGCTGAGGAAGTTTTGGGCTGGCTTGAAAAACTAAATTGTACTATAATTTGTTAATTTTCTGAACCAAGGGGTTTGTTTACAAGggtttgtgaaatatttattttcaaatgcataACTAACGGAATCATAACAGATACTGCAGTTGAACACAACAGACAGAGGAGGCAATATAGAGTGCCTTGACTAATAAATGATATTTCACCTATGGATCAGCACTAATAATGTAATAgtaatctaaaaaataataaagccaTTTGCATATTTGTTTACAACATGATTACATTTCaggttattttcatttaatattgatGACTACCAAAAACATACTTTCAACAGTAGGATCTGATGACATCCATTAGCAACTCCTGAGTTGGGAAAAAGAATTAAATACAAGAACACAACCTTTTTGACTGGATGTTATTTTAAAAGCCTGTTTATTACCTGCATACATACTGTCAGAagcactataataaaaaaaaaaaagtaaaaaaaaatcttggtacACTATTTACCATAGAGAATTTAACAATTACTTATTAATTTATCAGGCTCATTCTTAGTACAATATTGTCATAATCAACTTTCTCTAGATGTATTGTTATGGTCCGATAGGTCAACAAAACTACTCTTGATATATTTTGAAACCTTAGAACACACTTCAGAGGAGTCTGCTGGATACTGTTGTCAGTTCACATTTTAGCAGTTGTTTTCATTTGTATCAGAAAGTATAATCTCTTTGTGTTAACAATCTAAAATAAACACCATTCACATATAATCCTTTTGACAATAactcaaaacaataaaacattttatattttctaaacaGCATTGTTATGGCATACTTTTTCATAAACTGTATATTTCAACAAAGACACCTACCAGTACTTTTTTATGAATACCACAATATGACTGcaattgataaaatatattagaTTGTGTTCCATAAACACAATCTAACTGTATTTAGTTAGGTTCTCACGtttaacaatacaataatcaataCTTAATCACGCTAGAAAAGAAGATTTTCAGAATTCTGAGCTACAATTTCACCACTATTCGATTCGAAAAGTACAAAAGTGCCGTTCATTTAGTCGGAGTGCAACGCAATGAGCTTGAACTGAGGCTGTCATGGTAGCAGGTCCACTCCTCCTTCCCGTGGTTTTCATCACAAATAAACTGTCAACGCGCATGGCTCAAGGTTTGACACCAATGCCTTTGTCCGTACACTCAGCCATGCAGCACTGTGGGAGAGTAAGAGAGCAACACGGGGACATTCGACGCCATTACGCGCCGGAGGACCGTTTAAAGAAGACAAATATAAAACCAAACATCGCGTTTGATGATGTAGGGTCCAGACAGCGGGTCGAACCCGTGCCATTACATGACCAAAAGTCTCTGTCTGAAGGATACAGCCTCCCCATAACCTGTGTACTACAATTACActttaattattcatatatttcGGTCAAAACACTGACTGCGCTCGAACCCGCGACCAGCCATTTTATGCGTACCGAGGGTTCGAGCCGG encodes:
- the LOC128031021 gene encoding uncharacterized protein LOC128031021: MRKQQTLDRIGETIPHIKWTDLTSTKDNQMSLGQEGELSDEGLSLRTESMDNVTPDVHLVPLQDQAEVVKDYSTQNSPKNESDSYQISSLENKTVEYKLDVNTRSLPINMQLIPKMESDNARTEACEVTTKATNIANISTNDLLEIKVQRQSILNISFHTDKLPSPDGGNQISKECIENKTQVVDMAHVRKSTPAMETNANKERLECSKDCIEDNKTQILCNVREERLDIGRNMAVTSSLVQCEEDMVLDLSLPKKKDRNKERKCEWVVDPEYEGSLHMEVDEIEDEPQNVEVEQEDDNEISWIASVTGAHTYLPQHWDGHLSSTSLEAMPTASYPNIITPDPMDTLLIDDQGIPYTLTADGQKVPQIDNIQHTEGLTEQTALSARQAEDKPSSIADTQDIAESRLQTLPNSLCPNMSIGHVSVETSQVASNLDPSSVVHAQPPIIPAMSDLASVPIQIVANTTGSNTPILLLPPSQLQSLSSPASKSNAGLITLSLPVPLSPNTQSSPMFLVLSSPQVSSTQSSSSPGQLSQFSSSSTVALPLATCPLDLGSSLSSSPSLLSLSTISSDTAKDISGLNNPSKLPASPTSSTAFSSTSTVTSTSPTKQFSTDAYSDTPVPTSFREALLRLAVSVEKKQENQPAETHSVTTPSSCSEATKPDSSATVHESKNNETEINCDGETESTLVDQIDSLDATSSTSPIRAESPEIPISDPKNQALGPRRILYCQYCSRVFYYLSDLERHSITHSQSKPHVCHLCGKAFKRSSHLERHKHIHTGQRNFVCQLCPRRFRESGELMRHQRVHTGEKPFQCLICHMRFAERNTLRRHMKRKHQGQQLEVMDMKAKPESGGISLTGIQEEAEENAEWYSSTVPEMESDSDTGGE